The Streptomyces kanamyceticus genome window below encodes:
- a CDS encoding bifunctional glycosyltransferase/CDP-glycerol:glycerophosphate glycerophosphotransferase gives MTRFSVVVPAHRVQGYLRECLDSVLTQSFGDLELIVVDDASPDACAAIAGEYAEGDGRAQLVRIPARAGVGSARAVGADRATGDYLLFLDGDDLLLPGALAAVDAALRVHEDPDVLLFAHERTDWWENVRAGGDDLTGDPLAATVAVWNRVFRRPFWHERRLGFPQGAYEDVVPVQRATLDAGDGVAVLDRACVRWRERRAGSFAKTPGRAHLALAARYEELLAAADPAERTRLFPPAIAHLLAVLEDPGRIGEADRRDFFREAARVHRTYAPQGLAPRTPEEKALATASWGAYEGLRRAETRRLRVARKLKRQKKKLRARAMKAAYRTDLRRGLDPALAVYGAYWNRGVSCNPAAIHAKARELAPHIRGVWVVSSRNKHKVPAGVEYVIEGSRSYWRTMARATYLINNSSFPGGFTKRPGQVYLQTHHGTPLKKMGLDQRRYPAGTHGISFQKVLDHTDQWDLSLSANPHSTEVWERVYPSASYQALEAGYPRNDVYFGVDEAEVARIRGELGVADGRTVLLYAPTHRDYQKGFLPRVDLRRFVERLGPSYVVLVRAHYFYGADAGLDDHPRLVDVTGHARVEDLCLAADALVTDYSSLMFDYACLDRPIVTYAPDWQAYRLARGTYFDLLSGRPGETPGAVATSEEELAALFTDGGWDAPDAARLRSAFRDRFCPYDDGRAAERVVRRLFLSGAPEGAPQAS, from the coding sequence ATGACGCGCTTCTCGGTTGTCGTCCCCGCCCACCGCGTCCAGGGCTACCTGCGGGAATGCCTGGACTCCGTGCTCACCCAGTCCTTCGGCGACCTCGAACTGATCGTCGTCGACGACGCGTCACCCGACGCCTGCGCCGCGATCGCCGGGGAGTATGCGGAGGGCGACGGGCGCGCGCAACTCGTCAGGATCCCCGCGCGCGCGGGCGTCGGATCCGCCCGCGCCGTCGGCGCCGACCGCGCCACCGGCGACTACCTGCTCTTCCTCGACGGCGACGACCTGCTCCTGCCGGGCGCCCTGGCGGCCGTCGACGCGGCCCTTCGCGTCCACGAGGACCCGGACGTGCTGCTCTTCGCGCACGAGCGGACCGACTGGTGGGAGAACGTCCGCGCGGGCGGCGACGACCTCACGGGCGACCCCCTCGCGGCCACCGTCGCCGTCTGGAACCGCGTCTTCCGTCGCCCCTTCTGGCACGAGCGCCGACTGGGCTTCCCGCAGGGCGCGTACGAGGACGTGGTGCCCGTCCAGCGCGCCACCCTGGACGCGGGCGACGGTGTCGCCGTCCTCGACCGGGCGTGCGTGCGCTGGCGCGAGCGGCGGGCGGGCAGCTTCGCCAAGACCCCGGGCCGCGCCCACCTCGCGCTCGCCGCGCGGTACGAGGAACTCCTCGCCGCGGCCGACCCGGCGGAGCGGACCAGGCTCTTCCCGCCCGCGATCGCACACCTGCTCGCCGTCCTGGAGGACCCGGGCCGGATCGGGGAGGCCGACCGGCGCGACTTCTTCCGCGAGGCGGCCCGCGTCCACCGGACGTACGCGCCGCAGGGCCTCGCGCCCCGCACCCCCGAGGAGAAGGCGCTCGCCACCGCCTCCTGGGGTGCGTACGAGGGGCTGCGCAGGGCCGAGACCCGGCGCCTTCGCGTCGCCCGCAAGCTGAAGCGGCAGAAGAAGAAGCTCCGCGCCCGCGCCATGAAGGCCGCCTACCGCACCGACCTGCGCCGCGGCCTGGACCCGGCACTCGCGGTCTACGGCGCCTACTGGAACCGCGGTGTCTCCTGCAATCCCGCCGCGATCCACGCCAAGGCCCGCGAACTCGCCCCGCACATCAGGGGCGTGTGGGTGGTCTCCAGCCGCAACAAGCACAAGGTGCCCGCGGGTGTCGAGTACGTCATCGAGGGCTCGCGGAGCTACTGGCGGACCATGGCGAGGGCGACCTACCTGATCAACAACTCCAGCTTCCCCGGCGGGTTCACCAAGCGCCCGGGGCAGGTCTACCTCCAGACCCACCACGGAACGCCGCTCAAGAAGATGGGCCTCGACCAGCGCCGCTACCCCGCGGGCACGCACGGCATCAGCTTCCAGAAGGTCCTCGACCACACCGACCAGTGGGACCTCAGCCTCTCCGCCAACCCGCACTCCACGGAGGTCTGGGAGCGGGTCTACCCCTCGGCGTCCTACCAGGCACTGGAAGCCGGATATCCGCGCAACGACGTGTACTTCGGAGTCGATGAGGCCGAAGTGGCGCGTATCCGCGGCGAGTTGGGCGTCGCCGACGGACGCACCGTGCTGCTCTACGCGCCGACGCACCGCGACTACCAGAAGGGGTTCCTGCCCCGCGTCGACCTGCGCCGCTTCGTGGAACGGCTCGGCCCGTCGTACGTCGTCCTGGTCCGCGCCCACTACTTCTACGGGGCCGACGCGGGCCTGGACGACCACCCGCGACTCGTGGACGTCACCGGGCACGCGCGCGTGGAGGACCTCTGCCTGGCCGCCGACGCGCTGGTCACGGACTACTCGTCGCTGATGTTCGACTACGCCTGCCTGGACCGGCCGATCGTGACGTACGCACCCGACTGGCAGGCCTACCGGCTCGCCAGGGGCACCTACTTCGACCTGCTCTCGGGGCGTCCCGGCGAGACGCCGGGAGCCGTCGCCACCAGCGAGGAGGAGCTGGCCGCGCTGTTCACGGACGGCGGCTGGGACGCGCCGGACGCGGCGCGGCTGCGGTCCGCGTTCAGGGACCGGTTCTGCCCCTACGACGACGGAAGAGCCGCCGAACGCGTGGTGCGGCGGCTCTTCCTGAGCGGTGCGCCGGAGGGCGCCCCTCAGGCCTCGTAG
- a CDS encoding stealth conserved region 3 domain-containing protein — protein sequence MKITYLLGWGDEMGGTELATYTQAQHLAERPGIEAEVVSVFRTRAEPFFPEARGLPVRYLVDRTTTPERPVRATELDDAACRTLAALPSELIRPAWEDAFDRLSDIELSAALGTLDTDVLVTTTPALLAAAVALAPARVVTVHAEHRPTQRRGPSGEPLLLHAPRLDALVTLTGRTRDWLAESLGATAPELAVIPNAVPDGFRPRADGESKVIVMAARLTGEKRVDHAVQAFAQVADAHPGWSLRIFGGGHRERQLRRLVDGFGLQDRVELLGPCQDMAAEWAKAGLSLMTAGHNEAFPLVLLEALAAGVPTIAYDVVTGPAEIVRHRVDGLLVPPGEIGELAVAMDELMGDDETRRGYARAAREGVYARFSSADVTARWEELYTRLVAGRDRPERLGGRADRVALGVASGGGGFRPTAPHTYDAAAGADERAREDEILASDTEGRIIRSVGRLAERRDDVRTPRMADWNLELAASALAARDVPHVLVRTPGATAHTLAVDADDRDRALKALAGALRGQPVYAELVNPRDAAPGTVLAERLDSIGELAGVKLFKPVTTTTLSLRHGAGQACTVAFWNRDAAGFRAPFGTTLAGAELPSLTPTATLRVADRAYPTLDVFTELLVKDVDFPVDAVYTWVDDRDPEWRARRDAALGGAGPASADNGAVRFRNRDELRFSLRSIAMYAPWIRHVYLVTAGQTPDWLAAEHPGLTVVDHRDLFADPESCLPTFNSHAIESQLHRIEGLSEHFLYFNDDMFLGRPTTAETFFLSNGTPRFFWSSASVPALPVSPDDEGYLAAAKNNRELLREAFGRTTTHSFFHVPYALRRSVLREITERFAAETEDTARSRFRSVGDLSLVSSLHHHYAYLTGRAVPGGIAYDFVDIGDRHDHARLGRLLQSRDKTAFCIGESPDSAVADEEMALAIRSFLTAYFPVRSPYEA from the coding sequence ATGAAGATCACCTACCTCCTCGGCTGGGGCGACGAGATGGGCGGCACCGAGCTCGCCACGTACACCCAGGCACAGCACCTCGCCGAGCGTCCCGGCATCGAGGCCGAGGTCGTCTCCGTCTTCAGGACCCGCGCCGAGCCCTTCTTCCCCGAGGCGCGCGGCCTGCCCGTCCGCTATCTCGTGGACCGCACCACCACCCCCGAACGCCCGGTGCGCGCCACCGAGTTGGACGACGCCGCCTGCCGCACCCTGGCCGCGCTGCCCAGCGAGCTGATCAGGCCCGCCTGGGAGGACGCCTTCGACCGGCTCTCCGACATCGAACTGAGCGCGGCGCTCGGCACCCTCGACACCGACGTCCTGGTCACCACCACGCCCGCGCTGCTCGCCGCCGCCGTGGCGCTCGCGCCCGCGCGGGTCGTCACCGTCCACGCGGAGCACCGGCCCACCCAGCGGCGCGGCCCGTCCGGCGAGCCGCTGCTCCTGCACGCGCCGCGCCTGGACGCGCTCGTCACGCTCACCGGACGGACCAGGGACTGGCTCGCGGAGTCCCTCGGCGCGACCGCGCCCGAGCTCGCCGTGATCCCGAACGCCGTCCCTGACGGCTTCCGGCCGCGCGCGGACGGCGAGAGCAAGGTCATCGTGATGGCCGCGCGGCTCACCGGCGAGAAGCGCGTCGACCACGCCGTGCAGGCGTTCGCACAGGTCGCAGACGCGCACCCCGGGTGGTCGCTGCGGATCTTCGGCGGCGGCCACCGCGAGCGGCAGCTGCGGCGCCTGGTGGACGGCTTCGGACTGCAGGACCGGGTCGAACTGCTCGGCCCCTGCCAGGACATGGCCGCCGAGTGGGCCAAGGCGGGGCTCAGCCTGATGACGGCGGGCCACAACGAGGCGTTCCCGCTCGTCCTGCTCGAAGCGCTCGCCGCCGGGGTGCCCACCATCGCGTACGACGTGGTGACCGGGCCCGCCGAGATCGTGCGCCACCGGGTGGACGGGCTGCTCGTGCCGCCCGGCGAGATCGGCGAACTGGCCGTCGCCATGGACGAGTTGATGGGCGACGACGAGACCAGGCGCGGCTACGCGCGGGCCGCCCGCGAGGGCGTCTACGCCCGCTTCTCCTCCGCGGACGTCACCGCGCGCTGGGAGGAGCTGTACACGCGCCTGGTGGCGGGGCGCGACCGTCCCGAGCGGCTCGGCGGGCGCGCGGACCGCGTGGCGCTCGGCGTGGCGTCCGGCGGCGGCGGCTTCCGGCCCACCGCACCGCACACCTACGACGCGGCGGCGGGCGCCGACGAGCGCGCCCGCGAGGACGAGATCCTGGCCTCGGACACCGAGGGCCGGATCATCCGCTCGGTGGGCAGGCTCGCCGAGCGCCGCGACGACGTGCGCACGCCCCGGATGGCCGACTGGAACCTGGAACTGGCCGCTTCGGCGCTTGCCGCGCGGGACGTGCCGCACGTCCTCGTGCGCACGCCGGGAGCCACCGCGCACACCCTGGCGGTGGACGCCGACGACCGGGACCGCGCGCTCAAGGCCCTCGCGGGCGCGCTGCGCGGGCAGCCCGTCTACGCCGAGCTGGTCAATCCGCGCGACGCGGCGCCGGGCACCGTGCTCGCCGAACGGCTCGACTCCATCGGCGAGTTGGCGGGCGTCAAGCTGTTCAAGCCGGTGACCACGACGACCCTGTCGCTGCGGCACGGCGCGGGCCAGGCGTGCACGGTGGCGTTCTGGAACCGGGACGCGGCCGGGTTCCGCGCGCCCTTCGGCACGACGCTCGCGGGCGCGGAGCTGCCCTCGCTCACCCCCACGGCGACGCTGCGCGTGGCCGACCGCGCCTACCCCACCCTCGACGTGTTCACCGAACTCCTCGTCAAGGACGTGGACTTCCCCGTCGACGCCGTCTACACCTGGGTCGACGACCGCGACCCCGAGTGGCGCGCCCGACGCGACGCCGCGCTCGGCGGTGCGGGGCCCGCCTCCGCCGACAACGGCGCCGTGCGCTTCCGCAACCGCGACGAACTCCGCTTCAGCCTGCGCTCGATCGCGATGTACGCCCCCTGGATCCGGCACGTCTACCTGGTCACCGCGGGCCAGACCCCCGACTGGCTCGCCGCCGAGCACCCGGGCCTGACCGTCGTCGACCACCGCGACCTCTTCGCGGACCCGGAGAGCTGCCTGCCGACCTTCAACTCGCACGCCATCGAGAGCCAACTGCACCGCATCGAGGGCCTGTCGGAGCACTTCCTCTACTTCAACGACGACATGTTCCTCGGGCGCCCCACCACCGCGGAGACCTTCTTCCTCAGCAACGGCACGCCCCGCTTCTTCTGGTCCTCCGCGTCCGTGCCCGCACTGCCCGTCTCCCCCGACGACGAGGGCTATCTGGCGGCGGCGAAGAACAACCGGGAGCTGCTGCGCGAGGCGTTCGGCCGCACCACGACGCACAGCTTCTTCCACGTGCCCTACGCGCTGCGCCGCAGTGTCCTGCGGGAGATCACCGAGCGTTTCGCCGCGGAGACCGAGGACACCGCCCGCAGCCGCTTCCGCTCGGTCGGCGACCTGTCCCTGGTCTCCTCGCTGCACCACCACTACGCGTACCTCACCGGGCGGGCCGTGCCCGGCGGCATCGCGTACGACTTCGTGGACATCGGCGACCGGCACGACCACGCCCGGCTCGGGCGGCTGCTGCAGAGCCGCGACAAGACGGCGTTCTGCATCGGCGAGTCCCCCGACAGCGCCGTGGCGGACGAGGAGATGGCACTCGCCATCCGCTCGTTCCTGACGGCGTACTTCCCGGTGCGCTCGCCCTACGAGGCCTGA
- a CDS encoding class I SAM-dependent methyltransferase, with protein sequence MTTTSSEATTGPLPASLDDVPGWFWPLDQRLFAWFLGAGAADTPPGDLLEMGCYLGKSTIVMGEFLRTGETMTVCDLFGSDDGYTKEATKAFYQKSLTRQAFEANYSAFHDALPELVEGRTDVLPGLIAEGSCRFIHIDASHMYDDVAADILTAKSALREGGVLVLDDYRTEHTPGVAAATWEAVFRHGLKPVMLSSNKLYGTWGDPAPLRDALMAELRGVPHCAPEIQHIAGLDVIRASRAKIPAPELVTSRHPAAPKPTVVPAPRAQAPRPPARKPSAARRLVIDLLPPVVTRAVRRARR encoded by the coding sequence ATGACAACGACCAGCAGCGAAGCCACCACCGGGCCCCTTCCCGCCTCCCTGGACGACGTGCCGGGCTGGTTCTGGCCCCTGGACCAGCGCCTGTTCGCCTGGTTCCTGGGCGCGGGCGCCGCGGACACGCCGCCCGGGGACCTCCTGGAGATGGGCTGTTACCTCGGCAAGAGCACCATCGTCATGGGCGAGTTCCTGCGCACCGGCGAGACGATGACCGTCTGCGACCTGTTCGGCTCGGACGACGGCTACACCAAGGAGGCCACCAAGGCCTTCTACCAGAAGTCCCTGACCAGGCAGGCGTTCGAGGCCAACTACTCGGCCTTCCACGACGCCCTGCCCGAGCTGGTGGAGGGCCGCACCGACGTGCTGCCCGGGCTGATCGCCGAGGGCTCGTGCCGGTTCATCCACATCGACGCCTCGCACATGTACGACGACGTGGCCGCCGACATCCTCACGGCGAAGAGCGCGCTGCGCGAGGGCGGCGTCCTCGTCCTCGACGACTACCGCACCGAGCACACCCCCGGCGTCGCCGCCGCCACCTGGGAGGCCGTGTTCCGGCACGGCCTGAAGCCCGTGATGCTCTCCTCCAACAAGCTGTACGGCACCTGGGGCGACCCGGCGCCGCTGCGCGACGCGCTGATGGCGGAGCTGCGCGGGGTGCCGCACTGCGCCCCGGAGATCCAGCACATCGCGGGCCTCGACGTGATCCGGGCATCGCGGGCGAAGATCCCCGCGCCCGAGCTCGTCACGTCCAGGCATCCGGCGGCGCCGAAGCCCACCGTGGTGCCCGCGCCGCGCGCGCAGGCCCCGCGGCCGCCCGCGCGCAAGCCGTCGGCGGCCCGTCGGCTCGTCATCGACCTGCTCCCGCCGGTGGTCACGCGGGCGGTGCGGAGGGCGCGCCGCTGA
- a CDS encoding bifunctional glycosyltransferase/CDP-glycerol:glycerophosphate glycerophosphotransferase, with the protein MQPRLSVVVPIYNVEEFLEECLESIAGQTFEGPGGLECVLVDDGSTDAGPRIAREFAAKDPRFVYVRQRNAGLSAARNTGVRKASPTAEFLTFVDSDDVVPHDAYERMIASLDATGSDFASGNVWRLNERGRSQAWQYKWLTAPRTRTHIARDLDLLSDRVAWNKVFRRSFWDRHKFAFPEGKLYEDTPVMIPAHFLAGSVDVLSDHVYYWRVREGSITRRRTDVKGVRDRIAACAHVSAFLAEHAPEMKKTYDTSCLRDDFVYFLEGLPMGGPEYRTAFMTDTAAFLRRADPAVVAELPVDLRVKWQLVREARTAELIELLSFERANGTAFQVRGAVRRSASYPGVGKVPDKLARLGRRELPVVARVNEARWVAEGKLRITGYAYVRNLAATRPGHSIKTGLLKSAHSKGQFRRVPTKTVAAPGATEQSRQRLHCYDLSGFEMTVDPDQLKTGGRWRPGNWLLGVVVAGHGTVRRAAVRAAEGASAQSVVRELGDGLRLTVGFSKGRLVLRVQEYAARVDAHRRDGDDVVLSGHLPGRLRPTALRLTHKHAKTEFDYPVSLTDDRFEVRVRLADLEGVAPTPHLAPKEVEPPHGDRWQANLVLPDGKLKSLAAALGLPPGRYAARPGRELCATANDQGQLVVELTRQPIADRVVWGADGTLTVEGELASASWGEADLVLRHSGRDEELTTPAERRGDRFSAVVAPGGGVLREGRWYAFLRERSAGPRAAGAAAPRAADGMPVRLLASVSAGFPLHRTVRGREFTVDRRFGDRLFVESGSVLNRTDRGAYRQHRLRTGHYPARRTQPLTDAVLYFDGDSPRAVHEELVRRGAGVEHLWVTQDQQTRVPAGARGVERYSAAWYEALARCRRIVTAGHLPEFFERRAGQTVVQTWHGAPLKRIGTDLTGTLYADHGHLDALPSLARQWDVLVSPNRFSTPHLGRALAYDGEVLEAGSPRNDMLFAADRGKVAERVRRELGIDPGKRIVLYAPTYRDHLAYSPGRFRYEPALDFGSAESVLGDDHVLLVRKHPLTAGRLTGARAPFVRDVSGHPRTAELLLIADVLVTDYSSLMFDFAHTGRPMLFHAYDLEHYRDTVRGFYLAFETRAPGPLLASTGEVVEALRDLDAITARHAEAYAAFREAYCDLDDGRASARVAERLMR; encoded by the coding sequence GTGCAGCCCCGTCTCAGCGTCGTCGTACCCATCTACAACGTCGAGGAGTTCCTGGAGGAATGCCTGGAGTCGATCGCGGGACAGACCTTCGAAGGACCAGGCGGCCTGGAGTGCGTCCTGGTCGACGACGGGTCGACGGACGCCGGCCCCCGCATCGCCCGCGAGTTCGCCGCCAAGGACCCCCGCTTCGTCTACGTCCGCCAGCGCAACGCCGGACTGAGCGCGGCCCGCAACACCGGCGTGCGCAAGGCGTCCCCCACCGCCGAGTTCCTGACCTTCGTGGACAGCGACGACGTCGTGCCCCACGACGCGTACGAACGGATGATCGCGAGCCTGGACGCCACCGGATCCGACTTCGCGAGCGGCAACGTCTGGCGCCTGAACGAGCGCGGCCGCTCCCAGGCCTGGCAGTACAAGTGGCTCACCGCGCCGCGCACCCGCACGCACATCGCGCGCGACCTCGACCTGCTCTCCGACCGCGTCGCCTGGAACAAGGTGTTCCGCAGGTCCTTCTGGGACCGCCACAAGTTCGCCTTCCCCGAGGGCAAGCTCTACGAGGACACCCCCGTGATGATCCCGGCGCACTTCCTCGCCGGATCCGTGGACGTCCTCAGCGACCACGTCTACTACTGGCGGGTCCGCGAGGGCTCCATCACCCGGCGACGCACCGACGTCAAGGGCGTGCGCGACCGCATCGCGGCCTGCGCGCACGTCAGCGCCTTCCTCGCCGAGCACGCCCCCGAGATGAAGAAGACGTACGACACCTCCTGCCTGCGCGACGACTTCGTGTACTTCCTCGAAGGGCTGCCGATGGGCGGCCCCGAGTACCGCACGGCGTTCATGACGGACACGGCGGCCTTCCTGCGCCGCGCCGACCCCGCCGTCGTCGCGGAGCTCCCCGTCGACCTGCGCGTCAAATGGCAGCTCGTCCGCGAGGCGCGCACCGCCGAACTCATCGAGCTGCTCTCCTTCGAGCGCGCCAACGGCACCGCCTTCCAGGTGCGCGGCGCGGTGCGGCGCAGTGCCTCCTACCCGGGCGTCGGCAAGGTCCCCGACAAGCTCGCGCGGCTCGGGCGGCGCGAACTGCCCGTGGTGGCGCGGGTGAACGAGGCACGCTGGGTCGCCGAAGGGAAGCTGCGGATCACCGGCTACGCCTACGTACGCAATCTGGCGGCGACCCGGCCCGGGCACTCCATCAAGACCGGGCTGCTCAAGTCGGCCCACAGCAAAGGGCAGTTCAGACGGGTGCCGACCAAGACGGTCGCGGCGCCGGGGGCCACCGAGCAGTCCCGGCAGCGCCTGCACTGCTACGACCTGTCCGGCTTCGAGATGACCGTCGACCCTGATCAGCTGAAGACCGGCGGCCGCTGGCGGCCGGGGAACTGGCTGCTGGGCGTGGTCGTCGCGGGCCACGGCACGGTGCGCCGCGCCGCCGTCCGCGCCGCCGAAGGCGCCTCCGCGCAGTCCGTGGTCCGCGAACTCGGCGACGGGCTCCGCCTCACCGTCGGCTTCAGCAAGGGGCGGCTCGTCCTGCGCGTCCAGGAGTACGCGGCGCGCGTGGACGCCCACCGGCGCGACGGGGACGACGTGGTCCTGAGCGGACACCTGCCAGGACGCCTGCGCCCCACGGCCCTTCGGCTCACCCACAAGCACGCGAAGACGGAGTTCGACTACCCGGTCTCGCTCACCGACGACCGCTTCGAGGTGCGCGTACGCCTGGCCGACCTGGAAGGCGTGGCGCCCACGCCGCACCTGGCGCCCAAGGAGGTCGAGCCCCCGCACGGCGACCGCTGGCAGGCCAACCTGGTGCTGCCCGACGGCAAGCTGAAGTCCCTGGCCGCCGCGCTCGGCCTGCCCCCCGGCAGGTACGCCGCGCGCCCGGGCCGCGAACTGTGCGCCACCGCCAACGACCAGGGCCAGCTCGTGGTCGAGCTGACCCGCCAGCCCATCGCCGACCGGGTCGTCTGGGGCGCCGACGGCACGCTCACCGTCGAGGGCGAGCTGGCGTCCGCCAGCTGGGGCGAGGCCGATCTCGTGCTGCGGCACAGCGGCCGCGACGAGGAGCTGACCACGCCCGCCGAACGGCGCGGCGACCGCTTCAGCGCGGTGGTCGCGCCGGGGGGCGGAGTGCTGCGCGAGGGCCGGTGGTACGCGTTCCTGCGCGAGCGCTCTGCGGGGCCCCGCGCGGCGGGCGCTGCGGCGCCGCGCGCCGCGGACGGCATGCCGGTGCGGCTCCTGGCGTCCGTGTCGGCCGGGTTCCCGCTCCACCGGACCGTGCGGGGGCGGGAGTTCACCGTCGACCGGCGCTTCGGCGACCGGCTGTTCGTCGAGTCGGGATCGGTCCTGAACCGCACCGACCGCGGCGCCTACCGGCAGCACCGGCTGCGCACCGGCCACTACCCGGCCCGCCGCACCCAGCCGCTGACCGACGCCGTCCTCTACTTCGACGGGGACTCGCCGCGCGCCGTCCACGAGGAGCTGGTGCGCCGCGGCGCGGGCGTCGAACACCTGTGGGTGACGCAGGACCAGCAGACCCGGGTGCCCGCGGGGGCGCGCGGCGTCGAGCGGTACAGCGCCGCCTGGTACGAGGCGCTCGCCCGCTGCCGCCGCATCGTTACGGCGGGGCACCTGCCGGAGTTCTTCGAACGGCGCGCGGGCCAGACCGTCGTACAGACCTGGCACGGCGCGCCCCTCAAGCGCATCGGCACCGATCTGACCGGCACGCTCTACGCCGACCACGGCCACCTCGACGCGCTGCCCTCGCTCGCCCGCCAGTGGGACGTCCTGGTCTCACCGAACCGTTTCTCCACCCCGCACCTGGGGCGCGCGCTCGCCTACGACGGCGAGGTCCTCGAGGCCGGATCGCCCCGCAACGACATGCTGTTCGCGGCGGACCGGGGCAAGGTCGCCGAGCGGGTGCGCCGCGAGCTCGGCATCGACCCCGGCAAGCGGATCGTGCTGTACGCGCCGACCTACCGGGACCATCTCGCCTACTCCCCAGGACGGTTCCGCTACGAGCCCGCCCTCGACTTCGGCTCGGCCGAGTCCGTGCTCGGCGACGACCACGTCCTGCTCGTGCGCAAGCACCCGCTGACGGCGGGCCGTCTGACGGGCGCCCGCGCACCCTTCGTACGCGACGTCTCCGGGCACCCGCGCACCGCCGAACTCCTCCTGATCGCCGACGTGTTGGTGACGGACTACTCCTCGCTGATGTTCGACTTCGCGCACACCGGGCGTCCGATGCTCTTCCACGCGTACGACCTGGAGCACTACCGCGACACCGTGCGCGGCTTCTACCTCGCCTTCGAGACCCGCGCCCCCGGGCCGCTGCTCGCCTCCACCGGCGAGGTCGTCGAGGCGCTGCGCGACCTGGACGCCATCACGGCCCGGCACGCGGAGGCGTACGCGGCGTTCCGCGAGGCCTACTGCGACCTGGACGACGGCCGGGCGTCGGCCCGCGTCGCGGAGAGGCTGATGCGGTGA